In a genomic window of Sporosarcina trichiuri:
- a CDS encoding response regulator — protein MNGLKKLLIVDDQAGIRMLLSEVFKNEGYDTILAANGIEAIRKLKEEEPDCLLMDLRMPGMDGKEVLQKIKTSYPDYPVVLMSAFSEEEMVRSVPGLRADHYFKKPFDIHEVRRVINHLLEES, from the coding sequence GTGAATGGATTGAAGAAACTGCTGATTGTCGATGACCAGGCGGGTATCCGAATGCTGTTGAGTGAAGTGTTCAAGAACGAGGGCTATGACACCATACTCGCTGCGAACGGAATAGAAGCGATCCGGAAGCTGAAAGAGGAGGAGCCCGACTGCCTCCTCATGGACCTGCGTATGCCCGGAATGGATGGAAAGGAAGTGCTGCAGAAAATCAAGACCAGCTATCCTGACTATCCGGTCGTCCTGATGTCCGCCTTCAGTGAGGAAGAGATGGTCCGGAGTGTCCCTGGCCTGCGGGCAGATCATTATTTCAAGAAGCCGTTCGATATCCATGAAGTCCGCCGTGTCATCAACCATTTGCTGGAGGAATCCTGA
- the glpX gene encoding class II fructose-bisphosphatase, whose protein sequence is MERSLSMELVRVTEAAAVAASHWMGRGLKNEADDAATTAMRTVFDTIPMQGVVVIGEGEMDEAPMLYIGEELGTGSGPAVDVAVDPLEGTNIVASGGWNALAVLAIADKGNLLNAPDMYMDKIAVGPEAVGKIDINASVTDNLKAVAKAKNKQLNEVTATVLNRERHQKIIDEIREAGARIKLINDGDVAAAINTAFEGTGVDILFGLGGAPEGVIAAVGLKCLGGEIQGRLIPMNDAERERCEKMGIDVDKVLYMDDLVKGDDAIFAATGVTDGELLRGVQFTGGHSKTHSLVMRSKSGTIRFVEGRHSMDKKPHLVMKD, encoded by the coding sequence ATGGAACGCAGTTTATCGATGGAACTTGTACGTGTGACAGAAGCCGCGGCCGTAGCCGCATCGCACTGGATGGGACGCGGTCTGAAGAACGAGGCGGACGACGCGGCCACGACAGCCATGCGGACCGTATTCGATACGATCCCGATGCAGGGCGTTGTCGTCATCGGCGAAGGTGAGATGGACGAAGCTCCGATGCTCTATATCGGGGAGGAGCTGGGAACAGGCTCCGGTCCTGCAGTGGACGTCGCTGTCGATCCGCTCGAAGGGACCAACATCGTCGCATCCGGCGGCTGGAATGCACTCGCCGTCCTCGCAATCGCGGACAAAGGAAACCTCCTGAATGCCCCGGATATGTATATGGATAAAATTGCGGTCGGCCCGGAAGCGGTCGGCAAGATCGACATTAACGCCTCCGTGACGGACAACCTGAAAGCCGTCGCAAAAGCGAAAAACAAACAGCTCAACGAAGTGACGGCAACCGTCCTGAACCGTGAACGCCATCAGAAGATCATCGACGAGATCAGGGAAGCCGGCGCGCGCATCAAACTCATCAACGACGGTGATGTCGCCGCAGCCATCAACACGGCATTCGAAGGGACAGGCGTCGATATCCTGTTCGGCCTCGGCGGCGCACCGGAAGGCGTCATCGCCGCTGTCGGCCTCAAGTGCCTCGGCGGGGAGATCCAGGGCAGACTCATCCCCATGAACGACGCGGAACGGGAACGCTGCGAAAAAATGGGCATCGACGTGGACAAAGTCCTGTATATGGATGACCTGGTGAAGGGCGACGACGCCATCTTCGCCGCAACAGGCGTGACAGACGGCGAACTCCTGCGCGGTGTGCAGTTCACAGGCGGCCATTCCAAGACGCATTCCCTCGTCATGCGCTCGAAGTCGGGGACCATCCGCTTCGTGGAAGGGCGCCACAGCATGGACAAGAAACCTCACCTTGTGATGAAAGACTGA
- a CDS encoding UDP-N-acetylglucosamine 1-carboxyvinyltransferase produces MEVYKVQGGKPLKGSIKVSGAKNSAVALIPASILADTPVTIEGLPEISDVHTLQRLLEDIGGHVEFEDGTMTIDPADMISMPLPNGNVKKLRASYYLMGAMLGKFKKAVIGLPGGCHLGPRPIDQHIKGFEALGAKVTNEHGAIYLRADELKGAKIYLDIVSVGATINIMLAAVLAKGRTTIENAAKEPEIIDVATLLSNMGANIKGAGTNVIRIDGVESLSGTRHTIIPDRIEAGTFMIMAAAAGEGVSIENVIPLHVEAVTAKLREMGVTVEEEEERIFIPKHHGLQAVDVKTLVYPGFPTDLQQPFCVLSTQAEGTSMLTDTIYSARFKQIDELRRMNAESKVEGRSAIISGPTPLHSAKVKASDLRAGASLVIAGLIADGETEIQGISHIERGYGGLIGKLQGLGASIRKVDVPDPAEEAESL; encoded by the coding sequence ATGGAAGTATATAAAGTGCAAGGCGGCAAACCTCTGAAAGGCAGCATCAAAGTCAGCGGAGCGAAGAACAGTGCCGTAGCTCTCATCCCGGCGTCCATTCTCGCGGATACCCCGGTGACAATTGAAGGCCTGCCTGAAATTTCCGATGTCCATACGCTGCAGCGGCTGCTTGAAGATATCGGCGGCCATGTCGAATTCGAAGACGGTACGATGACGATCGATCCGGCTGATATGATCTCCATGCCGCTGCCGAACGGCAACGTCAAGAAACTCCGGGCGTCGTATTACCTCATGGGTGCGATGCTAGGCAAATTCAAGAAAGCCGTCATCGGGCTGCCGGGGGGCTGCCACCTGGGACCGCGGCCGATCGATCAGCATATCAAAGGTTTCGAAGCACTCGGTGCGAAGGTGACGAACGAACACGGCGCCATCTACCTGCGGGCGGATGAGCTGAAAGGCGCGAAGATCTACCTCGATATCGTCAGTGTCGGCGCGACCATCAACATCATGCTCGCGGCCGTCCTTGCAAAAGGCCGTACGACAATCGAGAACGCAGCGAAGGAACCAGAGATCATCGATGTCGCGACCCTTTTGTCCAATATGGGTGCGAATATCAAAGGTGCCGGTACGAACGTCATCCGGATCGACGGCGTGGAGAGCCTGAGCGGCACCCGCCACACGATCATCCCGGACCGGATCGAAGCGGGCACCTTCATGATCATGGCGGCTGCAGCAGGAGAAGGCGTCTCCATCGAAAACGTCATCCCCCTCCACGTGGAAGCTGTCACGGCGAAACTCCGGGAAATGGGCGTCACGGTCGAAGAAGAAGAAGAACGGATCTTCATCCCGAAACATCACGGCCTCCAGGCGGTCGATGTCAAAACGCTTGTCTACCCGGGGTTCCCGACAGACCTGCAGCAGCCGTTCTGCGTCCTTTCCACCCAGGCGGAAGGGACTTCGATGCTGACGGATACGATCTATTCCGCGCGATTCAAGCAGATCGACGAGCTCCGCCGCATGAACGCCGAAAGCAAAGTGGAAGGCCGTTCCGCCATCATCAGCGGACCGACGCCGCTCCACTCGGCGAAAGTGAAGGCGAGCGACCTCCGTGCAGGTGCCTCCCTCGTCATCGCAGGTCTGATCGCAGACGGTGAGACCGAAATCCAGGGGATCTCCCATATCGAACGCGGGTATGGCGGGCTGATCGGAAAACTGCAGGGACTCGGCGCATCGATCCGGAAAGTGGACGTGCCCGATCCGGCGGAAGAGGCGGAGAGCCTGTAA
- the rpmE gene encoding 50S ribosomal protein L31, which translates to MKAGIHPNYKLATVTCSCGNTFETGSVKEDIKVEVCSECHPFYTGRQKFAAADGRVDRFNKKYGLKEENREEDK; encoded by the coding sequence ATGAAAGCAGGAATTCACCCGAATTACAAACTAGCAACTGTTACTTGTTCATGTGGCAACACATTCGAAACAGGTTCTGTCAAAGAAGACATTAAAGTGGAAGTTTGTTCTGAATGTCACCCATTCTACACTGGACGTCAGAAATTTGCTGCAGCGGACGGCCGTGTCGACCGCTTCAACAAAAAGTATGGCCTCAAAGAAGAAAACCGCGAAGAAGACAAGTAA
- the prfA gene encoding peptide chain release factor 1: MYDRLQAVEDRYEKLNELLSDPDVVSDLDKLRTYSKEQSDIQETVEAYRAYKKAIAAAADAKEMLEDADDEEMEDLIKAELGELSETIDSLEARMKLLLVPKDPNDSKNVIMEIRGAAGGDEAALFAAKLYRMYSRYAELNHWKIDVMEAAPTELGGFKEIIFMVSGNGAYSKLKFENGAHRVQRVPETESGGRIHTSTATVAVLPEAEEVEIDLHDKDIRTDTFASSGPGGQSVNTTMSAVRLTHLPTGITVSCQDEKSQIKNKEKAMKVLRARVYDKFQSEAQAEYDEKRKSAVGTGDRSERIRTYNFPQNRVTDHRIGLTIQKLDQVIEGKMDEVIEALTLEDQARRLEHLESND, translated from the coding sequence ATGTATGACCGGCTGCAAGCTGTCGAAGACCGTTATGAAAAACTGAACGAACTGCTGAGCGACCCCGACGTCGTCAGCGATCTGGACAAACTGCGCACCTATTCGAAAGAGCAGTCCGACATCCAGGAAACCGTCGAAGCATACCGCGCCTACAAAAAAGCGATAGCGGCGGCGGCGGACGCGAAAGAGATGCTCGAGGACGCGGATGATGAAGAGATGGAAGACCTCATCAAAGCGGAACTCGGCGAGCTTTCCGAAACAATCGATTCACTCGAAGCCCGCATGAAATTGTTGCTCGTGCCGAAAGACCCGAATGACAGCAAGAACGTCATCATGGAAATCCGCGGCGCTGCTGGCGGCGACGAAGCGGCCTTGTTCGCGGCGAAGCTGTACCGCATGTACAGCCGGTACGCCGAACTCAACCATTGGAAGATCGATGTCATGGAGGCCGCGCCGACCGAGCTCGGCGGCTTCAAGGAGATCATCTTCATGGTCAGCGGGAACGGCGCCTACTCCAAGCTGAAATTCGAAAACGGCGCACACCGTGTACAGCGGGTGCCGGAGACGGAATCGGGGGGCCGCATCCACACATCCACTGCAACCGTCGCTGTGCTGCCGGAAGCGGAAGAAGTCGAAATCGACCTGCATGACAAAGACATCCGGACTGACACATTCGCCTCATCCGGTCCCGGCGGCCAGTCCGTCAACACGACGATGTCCGCCGTCCGGCTGACACACCTGCCGACCGGCATCACGGTCTCCTGCCAGGACGAAAAATCGCAGATCAAGAACAAGGAGAAGGCAATGAAAGTACTGCGTGCCCGCGTCTATGACAAATTCCAATCGGAAGCGCAGGCCGAATACGATGAAAAACGGAAATCCGCTGTCGGCACCGGTGACCGCTCGGAACGGATCCGCACGTACAACTTCCCGCAGAACCGGGTGACTGATCACCGCATCGGGCTGACGATCCAGAAACTCGACCAGGTGATCGAAGGTAAGATGGACGAAGTGATCGAAGCGCTGACACTCGAAGATCAGGCGCGGCGCCTCGAACATCTGGAATCCAATGACTGA
- a CDS encoding class II fructose-bisphosphate aldolase — MALESMKQMMIKGKKEGYAIGQFNLNNLEYTQAILKAAQAENSPVILGVSEGAARYMGGFSTVVHMVKGLIQDYGVTVPVAIHLDHGSSFEKCREAIDAGFTSVMIDASAKPIEENISITKQVVEYAHPKNVSVEAELGLVGGQEDDTVAEGVMYADPAECKRLVEETGIDCLAPALGSVHGPYKGEPNLGFKEMEQISTESDLPLVLHGGTGIPTKDIQRAISLGTSKINVNTENQIQGTKAVRDVLTADQDVYDPRKYLGPMREAIQATVVGKMREFGSSQKA; from the coding sequence ATGGCACTCGAGTCTATGAAACAAATGATGATCAAGGGAAAGAAAGAAGGATATGCCATCGGGCAATTCAACTTGAACAACCTTGAATATACACAGGCGATCCTGAAAGCGGCCCAGGCCGAGAATTCACCGGTCATCCTCGGTGTTTCCGAAGGAGCTGCGCGTTACATGGGCGGCTTCTCGACAGTCGTCCACATGGTCAAAGGTCTCATTCAGGACTACGGCGTGACAGTACCTGTCGCCATCCACCTGGACCACGGATCGAGCTTCGAGAAGTGCAGGGAAGCGATCGATGCCGGCTTCACCTCTGTCATGATCGATGCATCCGCGAAACCGATCGAGGAGAATATCTCGATTACGAAACAGGTCGTCGAGTATGCACATCCGAAAAACGTCTCCGTGGAAGCGGAACTCGGACTCGTCGGCGGCCAGGAAGACGATACCGTGGCGGAAGGTGTCATGTATGCGGATCCGGCAGAGTGCAAGCGGCTTGTGGAAGAGACGGGTATCGACTGTCTCGCACCTGCCCTCGGCTCCGTCCATGGTCCGTACAAAGGCGAACCGAACCTCGGATTCAAGGAAATGGAACAGATTTCAACCGAGTCCGACTTGCCGCTCGTCCTTCATGGGGGGACCGGAATCCCGACGAAAGATATCCAGCGTGCCATTTCACTCGGCACCTCGAAGATCAACGTCAATACAGAGAATCAGATCCAGGGAACGAAAGCTGTCCGCGACGTGCTGACAGCAGATCAGGACGTCTACGATCCGCGCAAGTATCTCGGACCGATGCGTGAAGCGATCCAGGCAACCGTCGTCGGCAAGATGCGCGAATTCGGCAGTTCACAGAAAGCGTGA
- a CDS encoding thymidine kinase, whose translation MYVTMQGGWVEVICGSMFSGKSEELIRRIRRAQFAKQKIAVFKPALDNRYSDEAVVSHNGTTVLAVPVSCASDIPAEVTDDFDVVAIDEAQFFDDGLTDIVMELADRGFRVIVAGLDQDFRGEPFGPMPRIMAVAEMVTKLQAVCTVCGSPSSRTQRLINGKPAGYDDPIILVGASEAYEPRCRMHHDVPKGISIRTHAE comes from the coding sequence ATGTACGTTACCATGCAAGGGGGCTGGGTCGAAGTCATCTGCGGCAGTATGTTCTCCGGGAAATCCGAAGAACTCATCCGCCGGATCCGCCGCGCCCAGTTTGCTAAACAGAAAATCGCCGTCTTCAAGCCGGCCCTCGATAACCGCTACAGTGACGAAGCGGTCGTCAGCCATAACGGCACTACCGTCCTTGCCGTGCCCGTCTCGTGCGCTTCTGACATTCCGGCGGAAGTGACAGACGACTTCGACGTCGTCGCCATCGATGAAGCCCAGTTTTTCGATGACGGTCTCACCGATATCGTCATGGAACTCGCCGACCGCGGCTTCCGGGTCATCGTCGCGGGTCTCGATCAGGATTTCCGCGGAGAACCGTTCGGGCCGATGCCGCGCATCATGGCGGTCGCGGAAATGGTGACCAAGCTCCAGGCGGTCTGCACTGTCTGCGGGTCACCGTCCAGCCGCACCCAGCGGCTCATCAACGGAAAGCCCGCGGGCTACGATGATCCGATCATCCTCGTCGGGGCATCCGAAGCATATGAACCGCGGTGCCGCATGCATCATGACGTACCGAAAGGCATCTCCATCCGCACCCATGCAGAATAA
- a CDS encoding IS110 family transposase translates to MNDTQNHKIMQVTEQTLIVGIDVAKEKHYACMVNDRGIVLKKPFPVFQSRQGFDFLQAEIQNAMKEFGKTDVLVGAEPTGHYGLNLRQFLHEQHIPFVAVQTLHVKRSKELDDNIQTKNDKKDAIVIAKLVKDGRYSYPRHLKDHEADIRVGSTLRNSLVKERTALQNKLIRWTDVYFPEFRKVFGSFGKMALAVLTYTPFPADFEGKSLDDLRSLYRQSDGLRSVQMAKVKKLIPLLSHTIGASEGQRIARLEIQSLVSRFRQVERELAELEDALMAIIRPTDEYEILNSVPGISDSTIIDLLSEVGSFTHYKHPRQLEKLAGLMLRESSSGKHTGQKRLSKRGRRRLRSVLYRVTLPLVQHNPAFRQLHLYYTTRLENPLKKKESMVVLCRKLLHVLFGMCKHRRAFDPQRMIQDIPALAQG, encoded by the coding sequence ATGAATGATACCCAAAATCACAAAATCATGCAAGTGACAGAACAAACCTTGATAGTTGGTATCGATGTCGCCAAGGAGAAGCACTACGCCTGTATGGTCAACGATCGAGGCATTGTGCTGAAAAAGCCTTTTCCGGTCTTTCAGTCCAGGCAAGGATTCGATTTTCTTCAGGCAGAGATCCAGAACGCGATGAAGGAATTCGGCAAGACCGATGTGCTGGTAGGTGCCGAGCCGACAGGCCACTATGGCCTGAATTTGCGGCAATTCCTGCACGAACAGCACATCCCCTTCGTGGCTGTTCAGACACTTCATGTAAAGCGTTCTAAGGAGCTGGACGATAACATCCAGACCAAGAATGACAAGAAAGATGCCATCGTCATCGCTAAGCTTGTGAAGGATGGTCGGTATAGCTACCCGCGCCACCTGAAGGATCATGAAGCAGATATTAGGGTGGGCTCCACGCTGCGCAATAGCTTGGTCAAAGAACGGACTGCCCTGCAAAATAAGCTGATTCGCTGGACGGATGTCTACTTTCCAGAGTTCCGCAAGGTTTTCGGCTCGTTTGGCAAGATGGCATTGGCCGTCCTGACCTACACGCCTTTCCCTGCAGATTTCGAGGGGAAGTCCTTGGATGACTTGCGTAGTCTCTATCGCCAATCCGACGGATTGCGTTCTGTCCAGATGGCCAAGGTGAAGAAACTGATCCCTCTGTTGTCGCACACCATCGGCGCGTCTGAAGGCCAGCGGATTGCCCGCTTGGAGATTCAGTCGCTTGTCAGTCGGTTCCGTCAGGTAGAGCGGGAGCTGGCAGAGTTGGAAGACGCTTTGATGGCGATTATCCGGCCAACCGATGAGTATGAAATTTTAAACTCTGTGCCTGGAATTTCCGACTCGACTATTATCGATCTATTGTCTGAAGTCGGCAGCTTTACCCACTATAAGCATCCACGCCAATTGGAGAAATTAGCGGGATTAATGCTTCGGGAAAGCTCTTCGGGGAAACATACGGGCCAGAAGCGTCTCTCCAAGCGCGGCAGACGGCGTCTTCGTTCTGTTTTGTATCGAGTTACCTTGCCATTGGTTCAGCACAACCCAGCATTTCGTCAGCTTCATCTGTATTACACGACACGCCTTGAAAATCCTTTAAAGAAGAAAGAGTCAATGGTGGTTCTCTGCCGGAAATTACTCCATGTTCTCTTCGGTATGTGTAAACACCGCAGGGCATTTGATCCGCAACGTATGATACAGGATATCCCTGCCCTGGCCCAAGGCTGA
- the rho gene encoding transcription termination factor Rho — protein MTMITLADLENMTLKELYALAKEFKISYYSKLTKKELIFSILKSRAEQEGFFFMEGVLEIIQSEGYGFLRPINYSSSSEDIYISASQIRRFDLRNGDKVTGKVRPPKENERYYGLLQVEAVNGQNPEVARERVHFPALTPLYPTRHIKLETEPRNLSTRIMDLVSPVGFGQRGLIVAPPKAGKTMLLKEIANAITTNHPEAELIVLLIDERPEEVTDIERSVQADVVSSTFDEVPENHVKVAELVLERAMRLVEHKRDVVILMDSITRLARAYNLIIPPSGRTLSGGIDPAAFHRPKRFFGAARNLEEGGSLTILATALVDTGSRMDEVIYEEFKGTGNMELHLDRALAERRIFPAIDIRRSGTRKEELLVPKEQLDKLWAIRKTFSDAPDFAERFLKKLRHTKTNAEFFDKLNEDMKTQRNGKGLI, from the coding sequence ATGACAATGATTACCCTCGCTGATCTGGAGAACATGACACTCAAAGAACTCTATGCGCTCGCAAAAGAATTCAAAATCAGCTATTACAGCAAACTGACGAAGAAGGAACTCATCTTTTCCATATTGAAATCGCGCGCCGAGCAGGAAGGCTTCTTCTTCATGGAAGGGGTGCTGGAGATCATCCAGTCGGAAGGCTATGGATTCCTTCGGCCGATCAACTACTCCTCCAGTTCCGAAGATATCTACATCTCTGCGTCCCAGATCCGCCGGTTTGACTTGCGGAACGGGGACAAAGTGACAGGGAAAGTCCGTCCGCCGAAAGAGAACGAGCGCTACTACGGCCTCCTGCAGGTCGAAGCCGTCAATGGACAGAACCCGGAAGTCGCGCGTGAACGCGTCCACTTCCCGGCACTGACACCGCTCTATCCGACCCGGCACATCAAGCTCGAGACGGAGCCGCGCAACCTGTCGACCCGCATCATGGATCTTGTATCGCCGGTCGGTTTCGGCCAGCGGGGACTGATCGTCGCACCGCCGAAAGCGGGGAAGACGATGCTGTTGAAAGAAATCGCGAACGCCATCACGACGAACCACCCGGAAGCCGAACTCATCGTGCTGCTCATCGACGAACGTCCGGAAGAAGTGACCGACATCGAACGCTCCGTCCAGGCGGATGTTGTCAGCTCGACATTCGATGAAGTGCCGGAAAACCACGTCAAAGTGGCGGAACTCGTCCTCGAGCGCGCCATGCGTCTCGTCGAGCACAAACGCGACGTCGTCATCCTGATGGATTCGATCACACGTCTTGCGCGTGCCTATAACTTGATCATTCCGCCGAGCGGCCGCACACTGTCAGGCGGTATCGACCCGGCTGCCTTCCACCGGCCGAAACGGTTCTTCGGCGCGGCCCGCAACCTGGAAGAAGGCGGCAGCCTCACAATCCTTGCGACGGCCCTCGTCGACACCGGATCCCGCATGGACGAAGTCATCTACGAAGAATTCAAAGGCACCGGCAACATGGAGCTGCATCTCGACCGGGCGCTCGCCGAACGACGGATCTTCCCGGCTATCGACATCCGCCGCTCCGGCACGCGGAAAGAGGAACTGCTCGTCCCGAAAGAACAGCTCGACAAACTATGGGCCATCCGCAAAACCTTCTCGGACGCCCCCGACTTCGCCGAGCGCTTCCTGAAAAAACTGCGCCACACCAAAACCAACGCCGAATTCTTCGACAAACTCAACGAAGACATGAAAACCCAGAGAAACGGCAAAGGGCTAATATAA
- the fsa gene encoding fructose-6-phosphate aldolase: protein MKFFIDTANFDEIKEAHSWGILSGVTTNPSLVAKENISFHDRLKEITALVPGSVSAEVIALDAEGMVKEGRELAALAPNITVKLPMTPEGLKACSVFAKEGIKTNVTLIFSANQALMAARAGATYVSPFIGRLDDIGQDGLALIETIADIFTIHNMDTEIIAASIRSPQQITNAALAGAHISTVPFKVLNQLFSHPLTDQGIDQFLKDWESRDNK from the coding sequence ATGAAATTTTTCATTGATACCGCAAACTTTGATGAAATCAAAGAAGCACACAGCTGGGGCATCCTGTCCGGCGTGACAACCAACCCGTCGCTCGTCGCGAAAGAGAACATTTCGTTCCATGACCGCCTGAAGGAGATCACAGCGCTCGTTCCGGGATCGGTCAGTGCGGAAGTCATCGCACTCGATGCGGAGGGCATGGTCAAGGAAGGCCGCGAACTCGCAGCACTCGCGCCGAACATCACCGTCAAACTGCCGATGACGCCGGAAGGTCTGAAAGCCTGCTCCGTCTTCGCGAAGGAAGGCATCAAGACCAATGTGACACTGATCTTCAGTGCGAACCAGGCGCTCATGGCTGCACGTGCAGGCGCTACATACGTGTCTCCGTTCATCGGACGGCTCGATGACATCGGCCAGGATGGTCTTGCATTGATCGAAACGATTGCGGACATCTTCACAATCCACAACATGGACACGGAAATCATCGCGGCGTCCATCCGCAGTCCGCAGCAGATCACGAATGCAGCACTTGCAGGTGCGCACATTTCGACCGTTCCATTCAAAGTGCTCAATCAGCTGTTCAGCCATCCGCTCACAGACCAGGGGATCGACCAATTCCTGAAGGACTGGGAATCCCGTGACAACAAGTGA
- a CDS encoding DUF2529 family protein, protein MKMLTTQLTGLLQRIAGSQEEAVEDTARLLAQAAAGEGRVLLSGTGEMHGVVLNAIAGAEPFLKAAVLESPETPDQADRVWLFARSAADEEILQIARPLAERGIAFAAVGDVKESEDNELSSLADAYIATGVTRGLLPDDDGGRVVQPHLFAALFIFSAVKLSYDEMLMDL, encoded by the coding sequence ATGAAAATGCTGACAACCCAGCTGACGGGACTGCTGCAGCGGATCGCGGGCAGCCAGGAAGAGGCAGTGGAAGACACGGCGAGACTGCTGGCGCAGGCTGCTGCTGGCGAAGGGCGTGTACTGCTGAGTGGGACAGGGGAAATGCACGGTGTCGTGTTAAACGCGATTGCCGGTGCAGAGCCGTTCCTGAAGGCTGCAGTTCTTGAAAGCCCAGAGACGCCCGATCAGGCGGACCGCGTCTGGCTGTTTGCGCGGAGTGCGGCAGACGAGGAAATTTTGCAGATTGCCCGCCCACTTGCAGAACGCGGGATTGCATTTGCAGCGGTCGGTGATGTGAAAGAATCGGAAGACAATGAGCTCTCCTCTCTGGCAGATGCTTACATTGCAACCGGCGTGACAAGGGGGCTTCTGCCGGATGATGACGGCGGCCGTGTCGTTCAGCCGCATTTGTTTGCAGCCCTTTTCATCTTCAGCGCAGTGAAACTTTCTTACGATGAAATGTTGATGGATTTATAA